In a single window of the Flavobacterium ammoniigenes genome:
- a CDS encoding glycosyltransferase family 2 protein, whose amino-acid sequence MNLSILIPLLNEEESLNELYTWIIKVMQTNNYTYEIIFLDDGSTDNSWQYIEQFAQENPHVKGIRFMKNFGKSQALHAGFAKAQGDVIITMDADLQDSPEEIPGLYDMIINGNYDLVSGWKKKRYDSVVAKNIPSKLFNWAARKTSGVYLNDFNCGLKAYKNVVVKNVEVSGEMHRYIPVLAKNAGFNKIGEKVVQHQARKYGESKFGMSRFINGFLDLITIWFLSRYGKRPMHFFGAAGVLMFIIGFISTGLIIGVKLYRLYAGFHTMLVTENPLFYIALTTMIIGTQLFLAGFLGEIILRTKNNEELYKIANELN is encoded by the coding sequence ATGAATCTATCCATACTAATCCCGCTTCTTAACGAAGAGGAATCGCTTAACGAATTGTACACTTGGATTATCAAAGTGATGCAAACCAATAACTACACCTACGAAATTATCTTTCTTGACGATGGAAGTACCGATAATTCTTGGCAGTATATTGAACAATTTGCTCAAGAAAATCCTCATGTAAAAGGAATTCGTTTTATGAAAAACTTTGGGAAATCGCAAGCCCTGCATGCTGGATTTGCCAAAGCTCAAGGCGATGTCATAATTACTATGGATGCCGATTTGCAAGACAGTCCTGAAGAAATTCCTGGTTTGTATGATATGATTATTAACGGAAACTACGACTTGGTTTCAGGTTGGAAAAAGAAACGCTACGATTCGGTAGTGGCGAAAAATATCCCGTCGAAATTATTCAACTGGGCGGCTCGAAAAACATCGGGTGTGTATTTGAATGATTTTAACTGCGGCTTAAAAGCCTACAAAAATGTGGTGGTAAAGAATGTGGAAGTGTCGGGCGAAATGCACCGTTATATTCCGGTTTTAGCCAAAAACGCTGGCTTTAATAAAATTGGCGAAAAAGTGGTACAACACCAAGCTAGAAAATACGGCGAGTCCAAATTTGGTATGAGCCGATTTATTAATGGCTTCTTGGATTTAATTACCATTTGGTTTTTATCGCGTTATGGAAAACGACCGATGCACTTTTTTGGAGCAGCAGGCGTATTGATGTTTATTATTGGGTTCATATCAACTGGATTAATCATTGGAGTCAAATTGTACCGTTTGTACGCAGGCTTCCATACTATGTTAGTTACTGAGAATCCCCTATTCTATATCGCACTAACCACAATGATTATTGGAACTCAATTATTCCTAGCTGGGTTCTTGGGTGAGATAATCCTTCGAACTAAAAATAACGAAGAACTTTATAAAATTGCCAATGAACTGAATTAA
- a CDS encoding type B 50S ribosomal protein L31 produces MKKGVHPENYRLVAFKDMSNDDVFITKSTAETKETVTVDGVEYPVVKMEISRTSHPFYTGKSKLIDTAGRIDKFKTKYAKHVK; encoded by the coding sequence ATGAAAAAAGGTGTACACCCAGAAAATTACAGATTAGTTGCTTTTAAAGACATGTCAAATGATGATGTTTTTATTACTAAATCTACTGCTGAAACTAAAGAAACTGTCACTGTTGACGGTGTAGAATATCCAGTTGTAAAAATGGAGATTTCTAGAACTTCTCACCCTTTTTACACAGGTAAATCTAAATTAATTGATACTGCAGGTCGTATCGATAAATTCAAAACTAAATACGCGAAACACGTTAAATAA
- a CDS encoding GlmU family protein — MNYILFDGPARNALLPFTFTRPVADILIGILTIRQKWEAYLGSTTTTLTEDYLTDKFPMVEMEQNVMINASFLPTATLVDMIQNLESNQAIFKGEEVIAFYTNEEQEEVDFDTYEILEYTDDCITVAHTWDIFAKNDAALRADFAFLTQDRKSQPIPKSVNVMAPEHIFIEEGAKLEFVTLNASTGPIYIGKNAEIMEGSVIRGPFALCEGAGVKLATKVYGATTVGPYSKIGGEVNNSVLFAYSNKGHDGFLGNSVLGEWCNIGADSNNSNLKNNYEEVKLWSYETEGFAKTGLQFCGLMMGDHSKCGINTMFNTGTVVGVSANIFGSGFPRNFVPSFSWGGAAGFTTYVTSKAFATAKLVMSRRDVEFDQKEQAILEHVFEETKKWRKE; from the coding sequence ATGAATTACATCCTTTTTGACGGTCCTGCTCGAAATGCACTTTTGCCCTTCACTTTTACCCGGCCAGTAGCCGATATTTTAATCGGAATTTTGACGATCCGCCAAAAATGGGAAGCCTATTTAGGTTCAACCACCACCACCTTGACCGAAGACTACCTTACCGATAAATTCCCTATGGTAGAAATGGAACAAAATGTGATGATCAACGCTTCATTTTTGCCAACTGCTACTTTGGTTGACATGATTCAGAATTTGGAATCCAATCAAGCTATTTTTAAAGGTGAAGAAGTGATTGCTTTTTATACCAATGAAGAGCAAGAAGAAGTTGATTTTGACACCTATGAAATACTTGAATATACAGATGACTGTATAACCGTAGCTCACACTTGGGATATATTTGCCAAAAACGATGCAGCGCTTCGTGCTGATTTTGCGTTTTTGACTCAAGATAGAAAATCGCAACCGATTCCAAAATCAGTGAATGTAATGGCACCCGAGCATATTTTTATAGAAGAAGGAGCCAAATTAGAGTTTGTTACTTTAAACGCATCTACAGGGCCAATTTATATTGGTAAAAATGCTGAAATTATGGAAGGCTCTGTAATTCGTGGACCTTTTGCTTTGTGCGAAGGAGCTGGAGTAAAATTGGCGACAAAAGTCTATGGTGCAACAACCGTTGGGCCGTATTCTAAAATTGGAGGCGAAGTGAATAATTCGGTTTTATTTGCCTATTCGAATAAAGGGCATGACGGATTTTTAGGTAATTCTGTTTTGGGTGAATGGTGTAATATTGGCGCAGACAGTAATAATTCCAATCTTAAAAACAACTACGAAGAAGTAAAATTATGGAGTTACGAAACCGAAGGTTTTGCTAAAACGGGCTTGCAATTTTGTGGTTTGATGATGGGTGATCATAGTAAGTGCGGAATCAATACGATGTTCAATACCGGAACTGTTGTAGGAGTAAGTGCGAATATTTTTGGTAGTGGTTTTCCTCGCAATTTTGTACCTAGTTTTTCTTGGGGAGGCGCCGCTGGATTTACTACCTATGTAACTAGTAAAGCTTTTGCTACCGCAAAATTAGTAATGAGCCGCAGAGATGTGGAATTTGACCAAAAAGAACAAGCCATTTTAGAACACGTCTTTGAAGAAACCAAAAAGTGGCGAAAAGAATAA
- a CDS encoding ORF6N domain-containing protein, whose amino-acid sequence MIPSKRKLGAATPFAFTEQGVAMLSSVLNNEKTIEINIAIIRSFVSLRKFALTYEVLTKRVTEIEQQFPDIYKALNHLMDSNQIQQIQQERIKDWLYQIITKWKSNKLF is encoded by the coding sequence GTGATACCATCAAAAAGGAAATTAGGCGCTGCAACTCCCTTCGCTTTTACAGAACAAGGAGTCGCCATGCTTTCCAGTGTTTTGAATAACGAAAAAACTATTGAAATTAACATTGCCATCATACGCAGTTTTGTTTCGCTTCGAAAATTTGCGCTAACATATGAAGTACTTACAAAAAGAGTTACGGAAATTGAACAGCAATTTCCAGACATTTATAAAGCATTGAATCATTTGATGGATTCGAATCAAATACAACAAATACAACAAGAACGAATAAAAGATTGGTTATACCAAATAATTACAAAATGGAAATCAAACAAACTATTTTAG
- a CDS encoding DUF4199 domain-containing protein — protein MINETIKKNGLTFGVLSGIVSALITSTIYAIDLNLFVSWWIGVVSMVIYLTISIVLLSKTKKELKGVFVFKDAFTTYFISAVVGTLIGTLFNILLFNVIDPSIQDTLKEITIKNAVEMMQKFNSPAAAINEMIAKMNESNPYSVIELLKGSVYSILISSIIGLIMAAFFKSKSQE, from the coding sequence ATGATAAATGAAACTATTAAAAAGAACGGACTAACTTTTGGTGTATTGTCTGGAATTGTATCTGCATTAATAACCTCAACTATCTATGCTATTGATTTAAATCTATTCGTCTCTTGGTGGATTGGTGTAGTGAGTATGGTAATTTATCTAACAATTAGTATCGTATTACTTTCCAAAACAAAGAAAGAGTTGAAGGGTGTATTTGTATTTAAAGATGCCTTTACTACTTATTTTATTTCTGCTGTAGTTGGGACATTAATTGGAACCCTATTTAATATTCTACTTTTCAATGTTATCGACCCATCAATTCAAGATACTTTAAAAGAAATCACCATAAAAAATGCAGTTGAAATGATGCAAAAATTCAATTCGCCTGCAGCAGCTATCAATGAAATGATTGCAAAAATGAATGAAAGCAATCCCTATTCTGTAATTGAATTATTAAAAGGGTCCGTTTACAGTATCTTGATTAGCTCCATTATTGGCTTAATTATGGCCGCGTTTTTCAAAAGCAAGTCACAAGAATAA
- a CDS encoding ORF6N domain-containing protein — protein MPKSQIITQKIIEIRVYKVLLDFDLAELYATETRIVKQAVRRNLNRFPLDFMFELTE, from the coding sequence ATGCCCAAATCCCAAATCATTACCCAAAAAATTATCGAAATCAGAGTTTATAAAGTATTACTCGATTTTGATTTAGCTGAATTATATGCTACGGAAACAAGAATAGTAAAACAAGCCGTCAGAAGAAACCTAAACCGATTTCCTCTAGACTTCATGTTTGAATTGACTGAATAA